Genomic segment of Octadecabacter arcticus 238:
ATGGGAACTACTAACATTGTTGATTTTGCGCGTCGAGACGAGATGACGGACGCGTTGACGGAGTTGCTGAAAACGGGAGCACAACAACTGATCGCGACAGCAGTTGAGGCTGAGCTTGTCAGTTATTTGGCGCAATTTACCGGCTTACGCACCGATGCCGGTCACGCGGCAGTCGTGCGTAATGGACATCATCCGGCCCGCCCGTTTCAAACGGGCATTGGCCCTGTGAGCGTGCGCATTCCAAAGGTTCGGTCCAAGGACGGCACACTGGTGACATTCCGGTCTGCCCTGGTGCCGCCCTATGTGCGCCGCACGAAGACGCTGGAAGCGGCCTTGCCATGGCTTTACCTCAAAGGGATCTCCAGCGGCGAGATGGCTCCCGCCCTCAAGGTTCTTCTGGGCCCAGATGCCGTTGGCTTGTCGGCTAATACGGTTTCGCGTTTAAAACGCGATTGGGCCAATGAATACGAGGCTTGGAAAGGCGCTGAGTTAGATGACGAGCCCATCGTCTATATCTGGGCCGACGGCGTTCACAGCGGCCTTCGGGGCGAGGATGACAAGCTCTGTGCCCTTGTTATTATTGGGGTAACTGCCCGTGGCAAGAAGCGATTTCTGGCAATTGAGGATGGGGTGCGCGAGTCCACGCAGAGCTGGCGCGAGGTTCTGCTTAACCTCAAAAGCTGAGGCATGAATGCGCCCAAACTGGCCATCGGGGACGGTGCCATGGGGTTTTGGGCGGCCATGGACGAAGTCTATCCTGAGACCCGCCATCAACGCTGTTGGCAACACAAAACGATGAACGTGCTCAATTGTTTACCCAAGCTGTCTCAGCCAAAAGCCAAGGCCGCGCTGCACGACATCTGGCAGGCCGAGACCAAAGTCGATGCAGAAAAGGCGTTCGATCTGTTCATCAAAACCTACGAACCCAAATATCCCAAGGCCACACTATGCCTGCAAAAAGATCGTGAGGAACTCATGGCATTCTTCGACTTCCCGGCGCAGCATTGGCAAAGCATCCGCACTAGCAATCCAATTGAATCGGCCTTCGCGACGATCCGGCATCGTACCAAGCGTTCAAAGGGCTGCCTGTCACGCGATGGCATGCTGCACATGATGTTCAAACTGAGGCAATGTGCTGAGCAAAATTGGAGGAAGCTACGCGGCTTTGACTACCTCGCAAAAGTCATCACAGGCGTCACGTTCAAAGACGGAATCGAAACCACAAACCCCGACCAGATCACCGCATGACCAACAATACTCAAACACCAGATTTGACAATAACTCGTGAGGCGGTGATAGGCTCGCATTTATGTTCCTTTACTTTAGACGGTGAGAAGCACTTGGGCATCGCTGCCTCACGCATCATACCGTGGGTAAAGTTGCACTGGCGAGTTGAATCCGCGAGATATTATCATCGGCGTCGATTTGACAAAGAACGTATTTCAGGTACACGGAGCCTGCGGATCTGGGGAGGTTCTGTTTTGCAAGAAGCTCTCGCGCACGCAGTTCCATAAGTTCATGGCTGCACAGCCAAATTGTCTGGTGGCTATGGAGGCTTGCTCTACATCATATTACTGGGCCCGTACGCTCTCGGAATTGGGCCACGAAATAAAGCTCATTCCCCCAATCTATGTGAAGCCATTTGTTAAACGACAGAAAAACGACGCAGCAGATGCTGAAGCAATTGTTGAAGCCGTGCTTCGCCCGAACATGAGCTTTGTCGAGCCCAAAAGCGCCAAGAAACAAGCACTTTCGATGATGATGCGAACACGGGATCAATTGATCGACCATCACACAGCAACAGTAAATGCGTTGTGAGGGCATATGGCGGAATTTGGTCTTATCGTTTCAGTCGGGATCAAGAATCTCGTCAGGCTAAAAGAGCTGGTTGAAGCCGATAAAACGTTGCCGGCTCTGGCTACAGAGATGGCAAACATTCATTTTGACCAAATTATGCATCTGACTTGTAAGATCGATATTTTGACTGGGAAAATTAAGACATACGGCACATCAAGTCCCAGGTTGAAACGTCTGCAAACGATGCCAGGCGTAGGCCCAATTGGAGCGATGACTATCGAAACATTTGCCCCTGACATGACAACGTTTAAAAGTGGGCGCAATTTTGCTGCATGGCTCTGGCTTATTCCCTTACAGAAATCGACTGGAGGAAAATCGAGGCTCGGGCAAATCACAAAGATGGGCCAAAAGGACATCCGGCGGGCACTTGTCATTGGGGCAATGAGCCGAATAGCAGGTCATGCCCGACAAGGCAGTCGCGCCGAACCTTGGCTCCAAGACAAGCTCGATCGAAAGCCCAAAATGGTGGCTGCTGTCGCATTGGCTAACAAGATGGCACGCCAAATCTGGGCAATGATTACCAAGAACGAGGTCTACAAAATAGAAAAAATTATCGTTTCGTAAGAATCCGATGCGTCAAAAAGATACGTATCGGTAAGCAAGGAATGCTCTGGAAAATATGGACGTCGATTGAAGTAAAATGATCGGGAAAACCAGATAGAGGTCGGGCGCTCAAGCCCGTGGATTCGAATTGGACCTGATCAGCGAACTAACCATACCGGCCCGCGGCGTGTGAAAAGCCGCAACATGAGGCCTAACACACGACCGCAATCAATCTTGTTCCATTCCCTCAGAAAAGCCTTGCAAAACTGGGGGCACCCACACACGACCCCAGACTGTACGAATTGACCGAAAACCAACGGTAACTAGGGTCTGTGGATATTCATCTTGTGCGAATGATTGTTGCTCCAATGTGTATCATGGCTTCGAAGCTGGTATCGGCTTTGCACGCACGCATTGCTACGCGTTTGAATTCTTTGAGTTTCTGAAAGAAATTTTCCACGAGGTGCCTCCACTTGTAGATCTCCATGTCGCATGATGCTGGATTTTTACGATTGGATTTTGGTGGAATAATGGCCTCAATGCTCCGTTCAGCCAATAACTCCCGAAGCCAGTCCGCATCAAAGGCCTTGTCAGCCAAGAGACTGTGGCAGCAAACACCTGCCAGTAATTCACGAGTTTTTACCAGATCATGCGCCTGTCCGGGCATCAGCCTGAAGTCGATCAGATTGCCAAGGGCGTCTGTCAGGGCAAGGATTTTGGTGGTCATTCCGCCCCTAGATTTCCCGATGGCCTGATTTAGAGTCCCCCTTTTGCGCCCTGTCCGTGACGGTGTACTTTGCAGATCGTGCCATCAATCATCGTATATTCGAAGTCGCTGTCTATGGATAAGTCTTTGAACATAATATGAAAAAAATCTCGTTTAACCCAATATCTAAACCGCTTGAAAACTGAGTTCCACTTGCCAAATTCAGCCGGCAAATCGCGCCACGGGGCACCTGTCCGAGCAATCCACAAAACGGCCTCTATAAATAAGCGGGCATCACTACCACTCCGACCCGGATCGCTCTTTTTCCCAAGACAATGGGGTTCAATCAACTCCCACTGTTTGTCACTAATCATAAACCTGTCACTCAACATTCGCGCCTCCAAAGCTTATCCCTTTTAGTCCGGTTGCCCCACATGTTGACGCGGCGCAGAATCTTGCCCTTGTGGCTTTAGAGGCGGATCGGATCAGTTTGTAATGTCTGGTGGGTTTATAGGGCGTGGCTTTTGCCGTGAACGAGGGCCTTCAGGCGCGCTGTTTAACAAAATCACGATATGTCGCTGGCCCGAGACCAACACCGATCCCTAGCAGCGTGTCGAAGCCGCTTCGCATGTGTCGCCGTCGGTTCCAGCGGAACACGAATTAGTCAAGATAGCGTTGCAGATGGCACTTTCTGAGGCCGTGGAAGACGCCTTTTGCCCGCGTTTTCAGGTTGGAGAACACGCGGTGGACCCAGTGGAGTATGTCGCGTGCCTTTTTGCCGCTGACGACCTTCGCCTCATGCGTGTTTGCAGGCGGATTTTCGTAACCGAGCCAGCCGTCCGTGATGATGTGAGCGCCAGGCTCAACAGCCTGACCAATGAACCCGTGCAGCGTCTTTGACGCGCCGTCGGGAATGTGTTTCATCCTGATACGGCGCGGATGTCCGTCACTTGATAACTCGACGGCACAGACGACAAACATCTTTCCAACCGGGCTCCGCCCACCCTTTGGCCGGT
This window contains:
- a CDS encoding IS5 family transposase (programmed frameshift): MLSDRFMISDKQWELIEPHCLGKKSDPGRSGSDARLFIEAVLWIARTGAPWRDLPAEFGKWNSVFKRFRYWVKRDFFHIMFKDLSIDSDFEYTMIDGTICKVHRHGQGAKGGLLNQAIGKSRGGMTTKILALTDALGNLIDFRLMPGQAHDLVKTRELLAGVCCHSLLADKAFDADWLRELLAERSIEAIIPPKSNRKNPASCDMEIYKWRHLVENFFQKLKEFKRVAMRACKADTSFEAMIHIGATIIRTR